From Streptomyces griseorubiginosus, one genomic window encodes:
- a CDS encoding beta-ketoacyl synthase N-terminal-like domain-containing protein has translation MSGNMWAVTGIGGVAPEAGAEDDDWFDHRVRLGPRGYKYLPAAAQYLLAAARDAVADGGTPDAVPADRRGAALALNGGFAELFDTMDRRIALESGAAALSPATAPFFAVSLLGSRLTAELGLKAFALTMASPKVAALEAVEAGGRALEAGRCDTLLVGAAEHRLPKSPAGDGEQGAVALALEPRAAAEARGARIRGTVAARSLFVPPGRELPAELVPEAVRRLLSDLDTTVEVHHVLDGSPFASAVAAAVDRAVGTSGRVTPAGAGCLAAAQALAGLLTGPPGTRLLTAATREGHAALALVRTRPDPYRDSATSHTSQKRGTP, from the coding sequence ATGAGCGGGAACATGTGGGCCGTGACGGGGATCGGGGGCGTCGCCCCCGAGGCCGGGGCCGAGGACGACGACTGGTTCGACCACCGGGTCCGGCTCGGGCCGCGCGGCTACAAGTACCTGCCCGCCGCCGCCCAGTACCTCCTCGCCGCGGCCCGCGACGCGGTCGCCGACGGCGGCACCCCCGACGCGGTGCCCGCGGACCGCAGAGGCGCCGCGCTCGCGCTCAACGGCGGTTTCGCCGAGCTCTTCGACACGATGGACCGCCGGATCGCGCTGGAGAGCGGCGCGGCCGCACTGTCGCCCGCGACGGCGCCCTTCTTCGCGGTGAGCCTGCTCGGCTCCCGGCTCACCGCCGAACTCGGCCTGAAAGCCTTCGCGTTGACGATGGCGAGTCCGAAGGTCGCGGCCCTGGAAGCGGTGGAGGCCGGTGGCCGCGCCCTCGAGGCCGGCCGCTGCGACACGCTCCTGGTCGGCGCGGCCGAGCACCGGCTGCCCAAGAGCCCCGCCGGTGACGGCGAACAGGGCGCCGTCGCCCTGGCCCTGGAGCCGCGGGCCGCCGCCGAGGCGCGCGGAGCCCGCATCCGCGGCACCGTCGCCGCCCGCTCGCTGTTCGTCCCGCCGGGCCGGGAGCTGCCCGCCGAGCTGGTTCCCGAGGCCGTGCGCCGGCTGCTGTCCGACCTGGACACCACCGTGGAGGTCCACCACGTCCTGGACGGCTCGCCGTTCGCCTCGGCGGTGGCCGCCGCCGTGGACCGGGCGGTCGGCACGAGCGGACGCGTGACCCCGGCGGGGGCCGGCTGTCTGGCCGCCGCACAGGCGCTGGCCGGGCTGCTCACCGGCCCGCCCGGCACCCGGCTGCTGACCGCCGCCACGCGCGAGGGGCACGCCGCGCTGGCACTCGTCCGTACCCGACCGGACCCGTACCGGGATTCCGCGACGTCGCACACTTCCCAGAAGCGGGGGACCCCCTGA